A genomic region of Rheinheimera sp. MMS21-TC3 contains the following coding sequences:
- a CDS encoding HAD-IA family hydrolase encodes MQIYKQLQPIQTLSFDLDDTLYNNKPVIAAAEHAMLQALGQQLPSKIKTDNAFWLQQRQLLAIANPEIRHDLGRWRLLSLEAGLLRLKFNQTDAKNIADIAYSAFLQQRTNISVDIKIKQLLAELAKYYKLIAITNGNACIDKMDIGHWFEFSLQAGPDGRMKPYSDLFLNAAKQLKLAPAQILHIGDSHRADVIGALNAGCQTAWLDHHNSSISILPHIRLTDVHMLKGLIANN; translated from the coding sequence ATGCAAATTTATAAACAATTACAGCCTATTCAAACGTTGTCTTTTGATTTAGACGATACGCTGTATAACAATAAACCCGTTATAGCAGCGGCTGAACATGCAATGTTACAAGCTCTCGGCCAACAATTACCAAGCAAAATAAAAACTGATAATGCTTTTTGGTTACAACAACGTCAGCTATTAGCCATAGCAAACCCAGAAATTCGTCATGATCTTGGTCGTTGGCGGTTACTTAGTCTTGAAGCCGGTTTATTAAGACTTAAGTTTAATCAAACTGATGCCAAAAACATTGCTGATATTGCCTATAGCGCTTTTTTACAACAACGGACTAATATCAGCGTCGATATTAAAATTAAGCAACTACTGGCTGAGCTAGCGAAGTATTATAAACTTATTGCTATTACTAATGGTAATGCTTGCATTGACAAGATGGACATAGGCCACTGGTTTGAGTTTAGTTTGCAAGCAGGACCTGACGGGCGAATGAAACCTTATTCTGATCTATTCTTAAACGCCGCTAAACAACTCAAGCTAGCACCGGCACAAATATTACATATCGGCGACAGCCATCGTGCCGACGTCATCGGCGCTTTAAATGCTGGTTGCCAAACCGCTTGGCTTGATCACCATAACAGTAGCATATCGATATTGCCGCATATTAGACTGACTGATGTGCACATGCTAAAAGGATTAATTGCAAATAATTAA
- the uvrD gene encoding DNA helicase II yields MDVSYLLDGLNDKQRDAVAASPQHMLVLAGAGSGKTRVLVHRLAWLMQVERVAPFSLLAVTFTNKASKEMRGRIEQTIGVSLNNLWMGTFHGLSHRMLRAHYQEASLPQSFQIIDTDDQYRLVRRILKALNLDEKHWPAKQVQWFINGRKDEGQRPNMIDASGDFSLQQMLKIYTAYQEMCDRSGLVDFAEILLRSFELLKNNADVRQHYQQRFRHILVDEFQDTNAIQYQWLKLLAGTSAKVMIVGDDDQSIYGWRGAQVENIQTFLKDFPDVATIRLEQNYRSTATILKAANAVIAYNSGRLGKDLWTDGAEGEAISLYTAFNELDEARFIVGRVRDWMKKGGSLTDSAILYRNNAQSRVLEEALIQEGLHYRIYGGLRFYERQEIKDALAYLRLMNNRLDDAALERVVNTPARGIGETTLNKVRIHARSQQITLWQSLQQLLSEQQLSGRAANAISNFMQLIDLLAEQTAELPLHEQAEHAIKKSGLYAMYQAEKGEKAETRIENLNELITACQNFDTANDVEMTPLAAFLSQAALEAGEYQAEEHSDAVQLMTLHSAKGLEFPQVFICGLEEGMFPSMQSSEDPTRLEEERRLCYVGMTRAMQKLYLCHAESRRLYGQEQNNRPSRFLREIPAEYVEEIRLNTQVSKPTQFSRFSNQASHVAFENTGFNLGQRVQHAKFGEGTVLNYEGTGAQSRIQVNFDQVGSKWLVTAYARLQAVG; encoded by the coding sequence ATGGATGTATCTTACCTGTTAGACGGGTTAAACGATAAACAACGGGATGCAGTAGCTGCATCGCCGCAACATATGCTAGTGCTAGCAGGGGCCGGCAGTGGTAAAACTCGGGTCTTAGTCCACCGGTTAGCGTGGTTAATGCAAGTTGAGCGCGTGGCGCCTTTTAGTTTACTGGCGGTGACTTTTACTAACAAAGCCTCTAAAGAAATGCGCGGCCGTATTGAACAAACCATAGGCGTTAGTTTAAATAACCTTTGGATGGGCACCTTTCATGGTTTATCCCATCGCATGCTGCGGGCCCATTATCAAGAAGCTAGCTTGCCGCAAAGTTTTCAAATTATTGATACTGACGATCAATACCGCTTGGTAAGGCGCATTCTTAAAGCTTTAAATCTAGATGAAAAGCACTGGCCTGCTAAGCAAGTACAGTGGTTTATTAACGGTCGTAAAGATGAAGGCCAGCGGCCAAACATGATTGATGCTTCAGGTGATTTTAGCTTGCAACAAATGCTTAAAATTTACACTGCTTATCAAGAAATGTGCGATCGCTCTGGTCTGGTCGATTTTGCTGAAATTTTATTACGCAGTTTTGAGTTACTGAAAAATAATGCCGATGTTCGGCAACATTATCAACAACGCTTTCGGCATATACTGGTCGACGAATTTCAAGATACTAACGCTATTCAATATCAGTGGCTAAAGCTGTTAGCCGGCACTAGCGCTAAAGTGATGATTGTTGGCGATGATGACCAATCTATTTATGGCTGGCGAGGCGCCCAAGTCGAGAATATTCAAACCTTCTTAAAAGACTTCCCTGATGTTGCAACTATAAGGTTAGAGCAAAACTACCGTTCAACAGCCACTATTTTAAAAGCGGCTAATGCGGTAATTGCCTACAATAGTGGCCGTTTAGGCAAAGACTTATGGACCGATGGCGCTGAAGGCGAGGCCATTTCTTTATATACCGCCTTTAATGAACTAGATGAGGCTCGCTTTATTGTTGGCAGAGTGCGCGACTGGATGAAAAAAGGCGGCAGCTTAACTGATAGCGCCATTTTATATCGCAATAATGCTCAATCTCGCGTACTAGAAGAAGCCTTAATTCAAGAAGGTTTACATTATCGTATTTACGGCGGTTTACGCTTCTATGAGCGACAAGAGATAAAAGATGCCCTAGCCTATTTACGCTTAATGAATAACCGCTTAGATGATGCAGCATTAGAGCGCGTAGTTAACACCCCAGCCCGTGGTATAGGCGAAACAACGTTAAATAAAGTGCGCATTCATGCCCGCAGCCAACAAATAACCTTATGGCAAAGTCTGCAGCAATTATTGAGCGAACAACAATTATCTGGCCGTGCTGCTAATGCCATTAGCAACTTTATGCAGTTAATTGATCTTTTAGCTGAGCAAACAGCCGAGCTACCGTTACACGAACAAGCTGAGCATGCGATTAAAAAATCTGGTTTATATGCCATGTATCAAGCAGAGAAAGGTGAAAAGGCAGAAACTAGAATTGAAAACTTAAATGAATTAATAACAGCCTGCCAAAACTTTGATACTGCTAATGATGTTGAGATGACACCCTTAGCGGCGTTTTTGTCACAAGCAGCTTTAGAGGCGGGTGAGTATCAAGCTGAAGAGCATTCTGATGCAGTACAACTAATGACTTTGCATAGCGCCAAAGGCTTAGAGTTTCCGCAAGTTTTTATTTGTGGTTTAGAAGAAGGCATGTTCCCCAGCATGCAAAGCTCTGAAGATCCTACTCGGTTAGAAGAAGAGCGCCGCTTATGCTACGTTGGTATGACCCGAGCGATGCAAAAGCTATATTTATGCCATGCAGAAAGTCGCCGCTTATATGGCCAAGAGCAGAATAATAGACCATCGCGCTTTTTACGCGAAATCCCAGCTGAATATGTCGAAGAAATTAGGCTAAATACACAGGTTAGTAAGCCAACACAGTTTAGCCGCTTCAGCAACCAAGCCAGTCATGTTGCATTTGAAAATACAGGTTTTAATTTAGGTCAGCGGGTTCAGCATGCTAAGTTTGGTGAAGGTACTGTGTTAAATTATGAAGGTACAGGTGCGCAATCAAGGATCCAAGTAAACTTTGACCAAGTTGGCAGTAAATGGTTAGTTACCGCTTATGCCCGCTTACAAGCAGTCGGCTAA
- the xerC gene encoding tyrosine recombinase XerC — MTQPKQESVLSVDWQQPIDNFLYYLQYERGYSKNTLASYQRQLQQVGLSVYNNPEWQQLNWFTLEQAQLKQHINTLRLAGIKPRTIALKVAALRSFFSFLQAQKLRQDNPALYLTLPKAARDLPKNLAIDQVNHLLNFDSSDDILASRDKAILELFYSSGLRLEELVNLNINDIDWQQKLLRVIGKGNKQRLVPVGSLALNAIQHWLSMRPAFSQQLAEADKLALFVSKQHKRISARHVRQRVQLWAKQQGLSQHLHPHMLRHSFASHMLESSQDLRAVQELLGHANLSTTQVYTHLDFTHLAKVYDSAHPRAKKKS, encoded by the coding sequence ATGACGCAACCTAAGCAAGAGTCCGTTCTTAGTGTCGATTGGCAACAACCAATCGACAACTTTTTATACTATTTGCAATACGAACGCGGTTATAGCAAAAACACCCTAGCTAGCTATCAGCGTCAATTGCAGCAAGTCGGCTTAAGCGTATATAACAACCCAGAATGGCAGCAGCTAAATTGGTTTACGCTAGAGCAAGCTCAGCTTAAGCAGCACATTAACACTTTGCGATTAGCGGGTATTAAGCCGCGCACTATCGCCTTAAAAGTTGCCGCTTTACGCAGTTTTTTTTCGTTTTTACAAGCTCAAAAGCTACGCCAAGATAACCCAGCACTATATTTAACTCTGCCTAAAGCCGCACGCGACTTACCCAAAAATTTGGCCATAGACCAAGTTAATCATCTACTAAACTTTGATAGTAGTGATGATATTTTAGCTAGTCGTGATAAAGCTATTTTAGAGCTATTTTATTCATCTGGTTTGCGCTTAGAAGAATTGGTTAATTTAAATATTAACGATATTGATTGGCAGCAAAAGTTATTACGCGTTATCGGTAAAGGCAATAAACAACGCTTAGTGCCGGTTGGCAGCCTAGCGTTAAATGCCATTCAACATTGGCTAAGCATGCGCCCCGCTTTTAGCCAGCAATTAGCCGAAGCTGACAAGCTAGCCTTGTTTGTTAGTAAACAACATAAGCGCATTAGTGCTAGGCATGTTAGGCAACGAGTGCAGCTATGGGCCAAGCAGCAAGGCTTAAGTCAACATTTGCACCCCCATATGCTGCGCCATTCATTCGCTAGCCATATGTTAGAGTCCAGTCAAGATTTGCGTGCAGTGCAAGAGTTGCTTGGCCACGCTAACTTAAGCACCACTCAGGTGTATACCCATCTCGACTTTACGCATTTAGCTAAAGTGTATGATAGTGCCCATCCTAGAGCGAAGAAGAAATCGTAA
- a CDS encoding tRNA(Met) cytidine acetyltransferase TmcA, protein MVTLPQLATWLAQAASLQIRLPIVWQGSAEQLLPLTKQWLNNNSELTTYWLGDDAPPQATIVNAGRNYQLLGTECDVLVINAFNGFSADAVAASSGCVKAGGLWLLLCPEFSQWSQQSNTAHQSLLPYPLDASQHQGHFIAFWLQQLQQSNVIIGHNQQLLQSLTWPTKTIIKQAPSPYATCDQQQAVQAIQRVLTGHRRRPLVLTADRGRGKSAALGIAAAQLVSQTTQPFIITAPSPQAAAIALQHFKNLAPAHLHNSFLFIAIDELIQQAPTAALLFIDEAAAIPTPILQQLLTRYSRIVFATTEHGYEGTGRGFTVRFQQHLNLHCPGWYKLHLKTPIRYQQNDPLEQLVFASFLLQSTSPLLSNLTNRCTNIHCYTAADWLKQPEKLQQVFSLLSLAHYQTQVKDLASLLDNPYLSVITLEAENTVLACALLSAEGKIEPQLAKQIYFGQRRLQGHLLAQNLAFHCAQPEMASLSLLRVMRIAVQPELQRQQLGSYLLGHIDAYAKDNNFAYLGTSYGVSLSLLKFWQQADYLPIRLGQRADKASGEYSLLMLKVCKKEGDKSKELAANFQQLLPSLVAEHYPKLEPKLIIALSATTPTPLLTARELEQLWLFSQQQRPYELISHLLLVWFNHNFKTIPKTIAATLVAKLWQQHSWQQISTDYKLAGKNAILDAWQQLLALDKNIQRKP, encoded by the coding sequence ATGGTAACCCTACCTCAACTGGCAACCTGGTTGGCACAAGCTGCTAGCTTACAAATCAGGCTGCCAATAGTTTGGCAAGGTAGTGCAGAGCAATTATTGCCATTAACCAAACAATGGCTAAACAACAACAGTGAGCTTACAACCTATTGGCTAGGTGATGATGCACCACCGCAAGCAACTATTGTTAATGCTGGCCGTAATTATCAGCTACTTGGTACTGAATGCGATGTGCTTGTTATAAATGCCTTTAATGGTTTTTCTGCTGATGCTGTAGCCGCAAGCTCGGGTTGTGTTAAAGCCGGTGGTTTATGGTTACTACTCTGTCCCGAGTTTAGCCAATGGTCACAGCAGTCTAATACAGCCCATCAAAGCTTATTACCCTACCCCTTAGATGCAAGCCAGCATCAAGGACATTTTATCGCTTTTTGGCTGCAACAATTACAGCAAAGTAACGTCATTATTGGCCATAACCAACAATTACTGCAATCACTGACATGGCCAACTAAAACGATTATTAAGCAAGCACCGTCACCTTATGCTACTTGTGATCAGCAACAAGCAGTGCAAGCTATCCAGCGTGTCCTAACGGGCCATCGGCGTCGGCCTTTAGTGTTGACAGCTGATCGCGGCAGAGGTAAATCGGCAGCTTTAGGCATAGCCGCTGCGCAATTAGTTAGTCAAACAACACAACCATTTATTATAACTGCGCCGTCACCTCAAGCTGCAGCCATTGCACTACAACATTTTAAAAATCTTGCACCTGCTCACTTACATAACAGTTTTTTATTTATTGCTATTGACGAGTTAATTCAGCAAGCCCCTACTGCGGCTTTACTATTTATTGATGAGGCGGCAGCAATACCAACGCCAATACTGCAGCAGCTACTCACCCGCTATAGCAGAATTGTTTTTGCAACCACAGAGCATGGCTATGAAGGTACTGGCCGTGGCTTTACCGTCCGCTTTCAGCAGCACTTAAACCTGCATTGCCCAGGTTGGTATAAGTTACACTTGAAAACACCTATTCGTTATCAGCAAAATGATCCGCTTGAGCAATTAGTTTTCGCCAGTTTTTTATTACAATCAACAAGCCCACTGCTTAGTAATCTAACAAACCGCTGTACTAATATTCATTGCTATACTGCTGCAGATTGGCTAAAGCAACCAGAAAAGCTACAACAAGTATTTAGTTTACTTAGCTTGGCCCATTATCAAACCCAGGTTAAGGATTTAGCCTCGCTGCTAGATAACCCATATCTAAGCGTTATAACGCTAGAAGCTGAAAATACTGTCCTTGCCTGCGCCTTACTTAGTGCTGAGGGTAAGATAGAGCCACAGTTAGCAAAGCAAATCTACTTTGGCCAACGCCGGTTGCAAGGCCATTTACTCGCACAAAACTTAGCATTTCATTGTGCTCAACCCGAGATGGCAAGTTTAAGCTTACTTAGAGTAATGCGTATAGCTGTGCAACCTGAATTACAACGGCAACAGTTAGGTAGTTATTTATTAGGCCATATTGACGCCTATGCCAAAGACAATAATTTTGCCTATTTAGGCACTAGTTATGGTGTAAGTTTAAGCCTATTAAAATTTTGGCAACAAGCAGATTACCTTCCTATTAGACTAGGCCAGCGTGCAGATAAGGCCAGCGGTGAATATTCTTTATTAATGCTAAAAGTCTGCAAAAAAGAGGGCGATAAGAGCAAAGAATTAGCAGCTAATTTTCAGCAGCTATTACCTAGTTTAGTTGCAGAACATTACCCTAAGCTTGAGCCAAAACTAATCATAGCACTGTCAGCAACAACGCCAACTCCGCTCTTAACAGCCAGAGAACTAGAGCAACTCTGGCTATTTAGTCAACAACAAAGACCCTATGAGCTTATCAGTCACTTACTGCTAGTATGGTTTAATCATAACTTTAAAACTATACCTAAGACTATAGCTGCAACTTTAGTGGCAAAGCTTTGGCAACAGCATAGTTGGCAGCAGATAAGTACTGATTATAAACTTGCAGGTAAAAATGCGATATTAGATGCCTGGCAGCAATTGTTAGCTTTAGATAAAAACATACAAAGAAAACCGTAA
- the dapF gene encoding diaminopimelate epimerase: MLLHFTKMHSLGNDFMMVDAVSQNVFLTKEQIKALANRHTGIGFDKLLMAEPPYDPELDFHYRIFNADGTETEQCANGARCFAKFVRARGLTNKHTIGVSTQSSKMKLYIEADGQVTVNMGTPQLEPAKIPFKAQKQELTYILRAEEHTLLCGVVAMGEPHAILIVDEITTAAVDVQGPIFERHERFPERANIGFMQVVTPSHIKLRVWQRDLGETLAYGANACAAVVIGLLQNKLQHQVQVDLAGGTVHIRWNGPGHPVKMTGPAEHVFDGQIAL; encoded by the coding sequence ATGTTATTACATTTTACTAAAATGCATAGCTTAGGTAATGACTTTATGATGGTCGATGCTGTAAGCCAAAATGTGTTTCTAACTAAAGAGCAAATCAAAGCCTTAGCTAATCGCCATACTGGTATTGGTTTTGATAAGTTGCTGATGGCCGAGCCTCCTTATGATCCTGAGCTCGATTTTCATTACCGTATTTTTAATGCTGACGGCACTGAAACAGAGCAATGCGCTAATGGTGCCAGATGTTTTGCCAAGTTTGTACGTGCCCGTGGTTTAACGAATAAACACACTATAGGTGTCAGTACCCAATCAAGTAAAATGAAGCTTTACATCGAAGCCGATGGCCAAGTCACAGTGAATATGGGTACACCGCAGTTAGAGCCTGCTAAAATTCCGTTTAAAGCTCAAAAACAAGAACTAACCTACATTTTACGCGCTGAAGAGCACACCTTACTTTGTGGCGTAGTTGCTATGGGTGAACCCCATGCCATACTCATTGTTGACGAAATAACCACAGCCGCTGTTGATGTACAAGGCCCTATTTTTGAACGCCATGAACGTTTTCCAGAGCGAGCTAATATTGGCTTTATGCAAGTTGTAACCCCTAGTCATATAAAATTGCGGGTATGGCAACGAGACCTTGGTGAAACCTTAGCCTACGGCGCTAACGCTTGTGCTGCTGTAGTTATAGGCCTGTTACAAAATAAACTGCAACACCAAGTACAAGTAGACTTAGCTGGTGGTACTGTACACATTCGCTGGAACGGCCCGGGCCACCCCGTTAAGATGACCGGCCCAGCAGAGCATGTTTTTGATGGACAAATAGCTTTATGA
- a CDS encoding DUF484 family protein — protein sequence MTESLINQDIIAAEVVSDYLQDHPEFFQQRPQLLASLRLSHKQRGSVSLVERQLEMQREKIQALEDDITRLMSIARQNELLFTAFNQLQAQLYQATSMQQAQAGLQQFIDTMPLVHTFKLIRFTDNDIDVFQMLLSRRLDNKGVYLGRLNKEEQQMLFPNNIHSVALVLIKQDKKPLALLAFGSEHDDHFQPNMDQLFLQHLSHILTELLPGYDAT from the coding sequence ATGACCGAAAGTTTAATCAACCAAGATATAATTGCCGCTGAAGTAGTTAGCGATTATTTGCAAGACCACCCAGAGTTTTTTCAGCAACGTCCGCAACTGTTAGCGTCATTACGTTTATCGCATAAACAACGGGGTAGCGTGTCTTTAGTTGAACGGCAATTAGAGATGCAACGCGAAAAAATTCAAGCTTTAGAAGATGATATAACCCGATTAATGTCTATTGCGCGCCAAAATGAATTGCTCTTTACTGCCTTTAATCAGCTACAAGCTCAGCTGTATCAAGCAACTAGCATGCAACAAGCTCAAGCCGGCTTGCAGCAGTTTATTGATACTATGCCACTAGTCCATACTTTTAAGCTTATCCGTTTTACCGATAACGATATTGATGTTTTTCAAATGTTATTATCGCGCCGATTAGATAACAAGGGGGTATATTTAGGCCGGTTAAATAAAGAAGAGCAGCAAATGCTATTCCCAAACAATATTCACTCAGTAGCGTTAGTATTAATTAAACAGGATAAAAAGCCTTTAGCCTTACTGGCTTTTGGTAGCGAGCATGATGATCATTTTCAGCCCAATATGGACCAGCTGTTTTTACAGCATTTAAGTCATATTTTAACTGAGTTACTACCAGGTTATGACGCAACCTAA